ACCATTACTCTGAAGACtacttgttttcatttcttctcagataaagtaaccccccccccccaaagataTACTCTATACTGATATTTGGGATTCAGCGCTGTTAGGTATGTGCATTTCAAAAGATACACATTTTTGCATACATCTCATTGTAGGCAATCAGTTAGAAGATAAAAGTAATTGATTTCTTCAAACCTATCTGACTCTATCAGCCCAGCTATAGCCAAAATATACACCCATAGTGAAAATAAACCAGCAAATGTACCAGTGTGAAGCTTCATTGATCAACCAGGCtttgcattcatttgttttcccTTTTGACATATCACCAGACTTTTAACCGCTGACCATGATAACTGAAGCAGTGGCCAAAGGTTCCAGGCCCTCCCTTTGAAAAGCTGACCTTctctttaaatgtttaaagaGCCTATTGCATCATCAGTCCTCGCCCACACATGTATgtttgggtaaaaaaaaaaacggggtGGGGGTTGTGATACATCATGTGCTTAAGCAGTGGAGGGGAGGCCCGGGTTGTACGGGGTTAATGACTGGCCCTCTCTGACAGGATTCGACCGTCGGTGTAGGGGCATCTGGAGCGCAAGGGGTCGCATCGCTCACATCAAAGGATGCTGGGAGTCTAGGTCACCGCGTTTGGCCATGGGGTAGGAGAGAGAGTGGAGGGGTGGTTGGAGGAATTGGTAAGAGGGATCACAGAGAataaaagagacagagggatGGGTGGATGACTGAAGCTCAGGCGATTAGGGGAAGGCAAAGCACACAGGATTTGTCATTTTCACTTTCCCTATAAACACGCCTGCTTCATCCAAAGTCTGCTTTCAATAGCCATCTCATGTTTCATTGAAATTTCGCTGCATTAAATTCCAGTGAATTGCACCTAGCAAATTGCTgccctgtgtttgtttttgcattattatgttttttttttacttttagctACTGGAAGTGTTCAGTAAAGGCATGAACCAACATTCAAGCATGTTGTTAAAACTCACTGTAGAGAATCGCCATTCAGCCAGGTGATGTTTAGGAGAGGAGCTCCACTAACTCGTCAGATCAATTGTGATACAGAACACAGCCTTGTTAAAAGTTCATAAAACGGCCACAAAAGTCACAGAAAGTGCCTTAAAATAACAGTTTTAGCTGATAAATGCTGCTTGTTTTGCAATTTGCTCTGTTCAACGAGCAAACTTTATCGACTGTTGCACTGCAGACAGAAGCACAGTCAACATTTAATCCCTTGGATTATCTAGTGGCCAAAGAGATGCTGGGAATAAAGAAGTACAATGTTATCCTTTTTCGTGCTGTGTCTCGAGTCACGAGCAAATAAATAACAGACATGAAGTTTACAATAATAGCAAACTGCGCCGCGTCAAAGATGTTTTAGTTCTGATTCCATGTAGATTGAAGGTGGTGAAACGGATCATGCCATCATATTCAAGGTAcgaataaaaaagaggaatcgGGCGGTTTTTAGCATGAACTGGcaaaaataaccccccccaaaaaaaaacagcacacacacaattttaaactttgtaatttattgcagGTATTCTGTTAtgtacatgtttatttacaaaGTTACACATGTGTTTGAAGATTATTTCAATccttttcacctcctcttttctATATATGTATGATAAGAAAACCCGACAAACGCATACAGAACGGACTATAAAAGGGAAATGGGGCCCATCTACTTTTAATACAGAAAAGCAAGCTGATTGACATagttgagaaaataaatactattgACAAATAGCATTCTATCAACTACAAGCATTTAAAGGTTAGCCGTTGTCCACATGTTAACCACACCTCTGACAAGTTCTGGAGGGCCAGACTGGCCAGCTGcttcactatatatatatatatgtgaagtaatgatttattattttcaaatttacATTCTATTTGCCGTTTGACTTCTACTTTacatattgattgatttgattgttAAAGAAGTGCCATTTTGGGGATtaataagaaaaatatatatcttttaAGAGTACACACATTCACCGAAAGCAGCACAAAGCTGCAtgaatcataaaaaaataaaaaaagacgaTTTTGCATGGCGATGTCAGCGAAATGGAAAATAATAGTGTTCACAATGCAAGCCATCTGCATTTACCACACAACAGTTCAGTATTGTTTGCAAATACAATTAGATGAACCAGAGTTGCTATAGGTTTTCTCCATGGAGAGTGTGTCACGTtatataatccaaataaataACTGTGTTCAACAACAGCATGAAAACTCAAAGAACCCAACTAATAGCCAGGCTGTGACTCGCTTACCGCTGACGAGACGTCGAGTCATCACAGAATGGGCCCATTGTTTAAAACTGCAGACTcttttagatatttatttccTCTAACTTATTGAAACTGTTGAAATAATTGCTTGGAAATGACGTTGCGTTATCCATAATCTGTGTGATTTTTGACggctctctgtgtttgtatgaAAATAGCTTCAGTCTAATAGCTGAGCTGGATGAGTTGTGTTGTCACAGCTTGACTGGTGCAACACATGAATGCAGTGCACTCTGAATCCTGAGATGTATGAAGTAGGTGGAAAAACTGGGAATGGTTAATAATCTGGTGCATTCTTCGATGTCATGGCAACCGATCAATGACATTAATCTCGGCTCACCTGTGGTTGGTGTGGAAAACTGTCACCAGTTTGAATTCTGACAAATATCTGCACAAAATATCTCTGCACAAATGAACAATTTTTCTGAAGTGCTGTCCTTCTGCTGGATTTCTTGACTtgcatgtaaaaaacaaaacaaaccccccccccccacaacagtTGACAGATGTAAATCAATGAGCCACAACAAAAGCTCCGACCCGCTTATTCATCACTTATAGGAATTTGACTACAAAGTAAGATGttatctacaaaaaaaaattacaagaaAATGAGAACAGATGAAAAATGTCTTTTCTTGACGCAAAGTCGGGACACGAATACAAAACCGTGATGACAACATATTAACTTGTCTCTGAAATACTGACaatcaaaaagaaagaaaaaaacaagcccCACCAGCACGAGAAGACGCTATCAACTTGGGCAAACATCTGGCGAAGCATCTGAAACGTATTGGTTCTATTTTGGTGCCTGAATGTTGCCTGCATTCACTTCCTCTGCACTGCAGCAGTCTTTGCGCGTGTTCTGGtccagctcctcttctttcttgtCTATGATATTCGCTTATAAGTGCAGATGCCGTCGCAACAAATTAAGTAATAAGATGCTTTTCTACTCGAcaccatttttgtttttacaaatgtcCATCGATGTTGACCTCATTAAGATTACGAGCAACACGTActctaaaaatataaatatgctTCTCGAAACCCCGCCTCCTTTGGTCCATTTCCCACTTTCAGCTGTGACGAGACACTCCTCTAGCTGTTCTCGTTCCACTCTGGCATAATGCTGACACTATGTACAGTGTGATACTGGTGTGGCGACAGTGTACGTGGTATGCCATGTGTATACAGGTACTCATTCCCCTGTAGGCCGGCTGTGGGAGACTGGATCCCAGCCCCGGGACTGCACTGGCGGCCCAGAGTCTGATGAGTCATGGAGCTTTGGTACATTGCAGCATGGTGGCCATCGCCTAGCTGCGGAGAGGCATGACTCCCGACCCCGCCAAGTCTGGACACTAGAGACCCAGACGTGAAGTGAGCGGAGAAGTGCTGGTAGGGCAGCCGCTCCATCGGCTGCATGGTGGTGACGGAGCAACTCCCGTACGGCGAAACACTGGCCCAAGTGTTGCAGCTGATGTCCTCCAAACTAGGTACGGGTTCAGCACCCTGTGAGGCGCTGGCATACATACAGGCCTGCCGCTGACTGGACTCGCTGCGGTAGGGTCCCCCGGCCAGGCCGAGGCTCTGGGCGTAACCAACGGGGCGGTAGTAATGGTCCTCCTCGCTGGAGGAGCTCTCCAGATAGGCCTTCTTATAGCTGTGCTCCGCTGGGTGACAGTCGTCGTCACCTGTAGCGACAACCCCTGAGTTAAAGTTGAAAAAAAGTTAACTCATGtcaagtttttcttcttcttctaaatttACCTCTATTTGGATTTGATGTAAATCAACAGACGCAAACTGCCCAGCATAATTTTATTCTGCGATCTTGTGTGGAATCTGCCACAATGCACAGTAGAAAATggcaggtacacacacaggaGTGTTTCCATATTTAAAGAACGACATTATGAAATTTACGACCTGCGACGCTCGGCATGGTAATCACTGCTTTATGGGGTGTTAGCGGCCAAATTGCAGAACCCACATTTTCTTTGCATATCATTAACAGCGTGTTTGCGAGCAGGCTGCTGTGCAGCGCTCAAAGACATTAACGTCAACTAGTCCGTCCTTTTTCCTGATGCCCTCTCCATCACCAGGTaacacactctttttttttcattcttttagGGGCGACTTTAAAGTCTCCTACCTTTCCTCTTGATGCAGTGGTACTCCTGGCTGTGCTCGTGTGGCAGGGGGTAAGATCCTGACTGAGGCAGCACATCCTGTGAGGTGCTGGTGACCCCGTTCTCACACTGGGAGTACTGGGAGCTCAGGGTGCTTGGGGTAGCCATGCCCTGGACTTCCCCGCTGAACGGGCTCTGACTGGAGCCCACTCTCTGTCGCACCGTACTGCGAGGCACTACTGGATACTCCTtagtgctgcacacacacaccaaatacaTCTGTTATTTATTACATGATATCTGCAGTTGGACCCATAAATATTATAGACAGCACATGTAGAATCACGATGAAAAACCCCTCTAATATTAATAGTTTAATTCTGTGCAGTCCATCATGAGATCTGTTCTTAAAGACAGCCACCATCAGTGAATCACACCCACTTAGGACACTCCTTTGGGGGAAAAGCCTTTCCAGCGGGAATGCCAACATCTATTTCACTCCTATTAATCCACAGGATCTATCAATAGATCATTTTGCTACTTTGGGATCTTTGATTTCAGGGATCGCCTCAGCTGAAACAGTAACCTGGTTTTGCAATAAGGTTTCCcttccaagaaaaaaaaaaaaaaatgtaaccaaGAGCAGACATGCATAGCTTACTGCACTCGGCAGGGTCGGACAATGGCATGTAAGATTTATGGTGTGGTTTGGACTCGCACCGTGTTTCGATGCATTTGCGAGGTTTGATAGGTGAAACGCTTTTCACTCAAAACCTTGTATGAAATTGTGGTACGCACCTACTTAAAATAACTTAGCGTGTGTCTGATACaattaaatgcatcatttttatttattttttatacatgAAAGTATAGAAATCGCTCCCTGAATTTTCCAATACAGCAGAAACCATGACACGGATCTAAAATGCTTAATTACAAAGAATGGAATGGAGGTAAAATTTTATCACCTCCTTgggaaaaaaacagctttttctGCCTGATTTCGACATTTGAATGCACATAAAGTATGAGCTGCCCGAGTAATGGGGGGTGGGGAGTTTCAAAACCAGACTTTTCcctttgaaaatgtgttttgtccAAGAACTCTCGATGCATGCTCCATCCCTCATCTGGACTGAATAACGGGGAGAGCGATGCGGTCGTGGGCTGCCTATAAAGCGTCGGACAAAGCAATACCAATAGTTCAACAGAAATgcatggacaaacacacacacacacacacatgcaatataTATTCACATTCAGCAGACACTGAGCGACATCACAAAGAGTGGTAGAGCTGTATCAGTCGTATTTCAGATGTTCTGCCAGATCTCATCATTATGAAAACTGGCCAAGGGTCAAGAATTACACTTACATCACTGGAAATAACACTCACTGAAAATAATCTGCATTAAGTGGCTTGCATATGGATCATTTAAGAATTCAAGAGAGGCTGGTCAGAGATAGTGCAACCGGGATGTCGCTGTAAGCCATGCAACATTTATATACTAATTTATTCATGAGTGTTTTCACTCACAAAAAGGCTGGGGTCATTGATAGAAATATTGTGACAGCGGGACAACACATTGAACCAATTTAAGGATTAATTTGAAAAATCTTGTTTGATCACTACCTTTGCATTCTAGACATCCGGTGCAGTTCCATGTCGTCGCTTCCACGAAAGCCTTTTGCAAACGGGTTGTTCTCAATCTTCAGCTGAGTTATCTAGAGCAACACAATCAATTAGTTCATAAAAAGCTTGATGTATCATGCGTTAAAACAATTATTGTGCAGGTTGTGCCACTTCACATATAGGCTTAAATTAAAATCAGTACATTgttctttaaccctttattgccaaacgtatcatatttgatacatgtggcctttcaggattttgagacttctacttcagaagtttgatattttctttacctgaaaaagctgatagatacaggccaacacatgcatctgcattttccatgaatttttgttctgtttttttgcaaatgatacataaattagagcacttatataaaaatTTATGTTTTGGTGggtttttttggacaaatttgtcagaagcttccattaagaccttattttccaggTCCTATTTGACGATTAATTCATGGtgcaggctttaaagggttaagtcaacatttttgtttgtgcagTATTTTCACTATATGCCATTCTTCTTCATCTCatgaaaaaaaagtttgttgaATCTAAATGCTCACAAtaatctaataaaaataaaaatgatagaTCACATTTTCACCAAAAcattaaagaaatatttttttattacataatgttaTAATTTATGTCACAGCAGAAAGTTGGTGCATTACttgataaatgatttattttatgtttgggTAAATATTTCTTTACAATTATGAAACTATATAAGTGCAAAGAACGAAACTCAAAAATAGGGAATATATCCCAAAGCGCTTAAAAACGATCCAGGGCTATCCTTCTTGTGAGCAGCGGTTTCTGGCAGGTAATTAGTTGGCAGCTCTTGTCTGCTTCCAGCTTTCTGACAAGAATGGAAGTTTGTCTGCATGCTGGCTGACACTTTCACAAaaccttgtaaaaaaaatatcttgtgCGACACTTTGTTATAGCGTCTTGTTAAAGCGTGCAAGCTCGAGGAGTGTTTGCACCCTCCATCATCTGAGAATgtggaataaaacatttaggGTCCAGTTGAACTCTCATTAGTGTGGAAATtctaagaataaataaatacctgttCAAATTTCCAAAGTGATAACCAGGGTAAACaaaaattatatacagtatataaaaccACCTGAGTTCCTATACTGACAGCTCACTGGATGGAAGGAGAATATAAAATCTCATTAAAACAGCGCTAATTTAGACTAAACTATACTCCTTGGCTAAATAGCtaaaaagtaaatatatttccAGATGCTTAAAGTTATTTCAGTCTAAAGATATTTATTCTTAAGACTGATAAAACATAGCTTAGAGATAAGCAATGATGTTGCTTGCCACTCATtctttcactccccccccccccccccacacacacacatatataatcCAGTTTAGAAGCATGTTTTAATTGCACCTGTGACAGGAAAGACTGCAGTCTGACCACTTTCATTAGCTCCAGTCTAACAGGTGAATTGGACACATGCCTGCAGCATGCACATATTACTATGGCAGATGTTAGGAGTGTTTGATTGGACAGTTGTGGTAAAGTGCATGCAATCAGAcagccgccgcccccccccccccccccccccacctgcaggTCTGGAAAGCCCCCAATAATTAGCCCGGGGTTAAGATCTCAGCCCCCCAATAAGATGCTTGAAAATAATGAATGGTTTCTGAAAAGCATGTCGGTCATTTGCACTTCCTGTTCCCAGAAGCGCGTGCGCCTCGGGATTGGCTGCAGTGATATTATGATCTTTCGCCCCTTTCTTCCATATTCCCCaaactaaaaacatgcaaacctgTAGGATTCAATGACGTTAACCAGATGCTGTTTGCACATAGAActatttccaggaaatgttgcatttaaaaaaaagtatttgtgaTACTGAAGTCTCAAGAACCGTGAAGCTGCTTTAAGATATTTAACGATATCATAATTTACCTTTTATGTTTTTGgtaaagaataaattaaataaaaaacatatttaaagttttaaagTTGTACACCCTCAACGTAAATCCACGAAAttagtttaatttttttttaaattaaactattaaactCACAATTTATCGCACCATCTTCTGACGCGATGTAAAACGCGATTAAATCGATTATAATTAGATTATAAAGGATATTGTTCGTGTTAAAGTTATTTCGAAGAAATCTAATTTAAATAACTGTTTTTCTTTACAAGTTGAAGCGCATATAAAACatgcgacccccccccgcccatatatattaataatagtaCTATTATTCTGACTGTATATAGTGAGGAAAGTTTCGTTTGAGGTTTATTCGGTTTATCGGCAGCTCGTAGGGGTTGCAGGCCTGGAATTTGGTTGGAGTCTCCTGAGGTCAGACGTCGTCTCGTCGGGTTGGCTATCTGAGGTTTGCTCTCGTCTGTCAGTCACTCGACATGATACAAGGTTTCTAAATGACAGCGAAGAGTCTTTTTAAATTATCCTCACAGAGAAGAGCAACTTTCATTCTCAACCCCACAATAAAGATTTCGGCAGAAAATGTACAATGAACAATAGTCCGTGTGCGCAATTccgcataaaaaaataaaaataaaataaaacgactCAGACGCGTCTTTCTTTGAATTCCTGCTGCGTCGTAAatggaattcaaaacatttttaaaaacaagcaaTGGGAAACTTTTATGTCACAGAAAATGACTGAAAACTTCAAACGCAGACATGCAGAACTTACCTTGTGGTTCTGATAGGAAGTAACCGCAATGAAGGCCGTCTCTGTGAAGACGTGCGTGCAGAATGCCGTGTTCTTGGAGCCGAAGCCGTTATTTTCATCCGCTTTCACAATGTGGATCCTCGGCTGGTACTTGTGCATTGAATTTAAAATGATCTGCAGGAAAGAAATAAACGAGCTTTGCGTGAGACTAAAAtacctaaaaaaagaaacaaatacgtaaataataataattttattttggcaACGTAAATTTAGCAGGAGTTAAAACAGTcaaataaattacttaaataTGGATTTTTTTCCCAGTAAAAGCTGCATAACTCCACTTTTAAAAACTTGTTTCACTAAAAGGTGAAACATTTATTGCACTGAATCTTAATCTGCTTTTAATGatttgctgcatgtgtgtgtgcaacttTTTACACACCTTCCACCGCCTACGGGCtctaattgtatttattttagaggggcttgtttaataaaataaaatatatatatatatgttctgtATAGAATTGAAACCAACCTTGTAACTTTGCAGCTGCCTAATTCTCTATATTATACTTTACTATATGATACTGCGTCCCTTTAGAGTGGATGAGCCTGCAGCTTCTCTCTAATCTAAGCGATGGCTGTGGCTATAACTTGATGACATTAAGACGTGGCTCGAGCAGCTGAACTTGAGCCTTGAACTTCTCTTTTGAGGTGCTCGGATCTCTGCTCCTTAAGTGTAATTATTTTTGACAGACTGGCGAGTTACAGTTATCAGCCCGGAGGAATTCTATATGGCTTTTGTTTTCATCCGATCTGCTCACATTGCAGGAATAAAGAAGGGGCCCTCTATCCCCTTCCCCTTCTCTCAACCCCCCCTCTGCTTTCTCCATCTCCCCCTCTGAGTGTTCCCACTATCAGTTATCTTCGAGGTTGTTTTAGTACCTGCCTTTCACAGCCAGCATGCACAGAGACAAGAGCAAGACCTGACCTCCATGTATACCTGGGATGCATCTCGTACCATTAAACAGAACTGTCCCCTCTTTGAGCTGAACCGCAGAGGCTTAAACAATACAGTAATCAATTATATCATATCTATGCTTGTCATGCACATTGTAGATGCAAAATGTTCCTGACCCTGTGCAGAAAGCATCAGATGAGCGTCACTCTGGCGAGATCAGGATTGCTGTAAAAGAGTGGATGCTTTGCAGATGGAAACTCCGCTTTGGAATATTTTACAATCTACCATGAATAAAACTATTGGCAGAAACGTTTTGAGACTGCAGGCTTGGATCTGTATTTAAAAGGTTGCAAAAATTAAATCCGGCTGCTGTTTTGTACAGAGACTGTTTTAATTCCCATATTTTTAGACGTTGGATTGGTTCCTTCCCTCAGCACACACATACCTAATTACCGCGCATCTTCTGGGATTCATAAAGCCTTGAGgcataaaatgaaacatttccagattaaaacatggaaatgttaatatttttgtgagCTTGGATATTTTTGCTGACGTTTGTATATTGTCAGAAATGTGTTTAAACAAAGTCCGTAGCAATAGCCAAGGACTTTGCgtgacttttattttcctgtctcTAGAGAAATAAGATGATACGGCAATCAGTGAGGAAAGgagagtaaaaaacaacaactttaaaacATGCAGATAGATTTTCACCGCCAGCAGCAACTATGGGAGTTGCTCTCTTCATTATTAAACATCCACCCACTTaacttgtgttgtttttgttgttgttgttgtgttctgtCTGAGAAACCTGCAGTGGCATAAATTACGTAACAGGCCTTATGTGGAAACAGAGAAGCAGTGGGTGAAACTAAACGTTTCCCCCGTGCATGCATTAATTCAACATCTTGCTCGATGCCTGCAGAGATACGACCGAAGAGTGGGGCAAACCACGGCAACACGCCCGTCAGTGAGGCAACATCACTCATGCTCGATGGCCTAAGATGCTTTTCACCGAGGAGGCAGCACGGTCTGCCGACTGTGGCTTCCCAAAGTccgctctctgtgtttgtgtgttgttgggGGGTATAGCATAGAGACCACCCACTGGGGTCCCCAGCTCACGCCTCGTCTCCTTGGCTCAGCCGCTGccctgtatccccccccaaacCTCTGGATGATAGCATTTAATGATAGTGAGGAATCACTTTGGGTCACGAGTCTCTGCCCTTTGCTTTCAAGTTCCGCCACATCAgagaggtcccccccccccgtccccccgtcccccgaaCCTCGGGATGAGCCGGCTTTGTAGGCCACCATCTATTGCTCATCGCACACTGCCATTGAAATATAAACAAGCGTGATCCTCACACGCCGCCCTCGCAGGCGAAACATGTGTGGGAAGacaaggagaggagagcaggagcaaATTGAGGGTGGTGGAGAATAACACTGAAATATTTTGGgagttgagagagagagagagaaagatcaaAGAGAAAACTGCAGTTTGGCATGAGAActgagagagaaacaaatgattttCAGGAATTTATACACAACAACATCAGTTTGGTTACGTCATTCCCTTGCAATGAGACCAAAGCAGCACCGTATAGTGGTAGTCTAAGCATGGAATAAATAGAACAATTCTTTATGAAGCGTAACGGAATGCACACTTAGTGTGAGACTACATGCA
The nucleotide sequence above comes from Brachionichthys hirsutus isolate HB-005 chromosome 19, CSIRO-AGI_Bhir_v1, whole genome shotgun sequence. Encoded proteins:
- the tbx5a gene encoding T-box transcription factor TBX5-A, whose amino-acid sequence is MADQEETFALENSPSGSDSRDLPTDNKSEKHNGTSSKSPSSQTTYIQQGMEGIKVYLHERELWTKFHEVGTEMIITKAGRRMFPSFKVKVTGLNPKTKYILLMDVVPADDHRYKFADNKWSVTGKAEPAMPGRLYVHPDSPATGAHWMRQLVSFQKLKLTNNHLDPFGHIILNSMHKYQPRIHIVKADENNGFGSKNTAFCTHVFTETAFIAVTSYQNHKITQLKIENNPFAKGFRGSDDMELHRMSRMQSTKEYPVVPRSTVRQRVGSSQSPFSGEVQGMATPSTLSSQYSQCENGVTSTSQDVLPQSGSYPLPHEHSQEYHCIKRKGDDDCHPAEHSYKKAYLESSSSEEDHYYRPVGYAQSLGLAGGPYRSESSQRQACMYASASQGAEPVPSLEDISCNTWASVSPYGSCSVTTMQPMERLPYQHFSAHFTSGSLVSRLGGVGSHASPQLGDGHHAAMYQSSMTHQTLGRQCSPGAGIQSPTAGLQGNEYLYTHGIPRTLSPHQYHTVHSVSIMPEWNENS